The genomic DNA TTTGATTTGTTCTCATTGCTAATGCAATAGTATTTATAACTTCACCTGATTGAGCAATAAATAATGATGCTCCTAAAATTTTATCTGTTTTAGCATCAACTACAACTTTTAAAAGTCCTTCAGTTTCATCTGAAATTTTCATTCTTGGACTTGCTGGAGTCATTTTAGAAGTTTTTATTTCATATCCATTTTTAATAGCTTCTTCTTCTGTTAATCCAACTCTTGAAAATTGTGGCTCTAAAAATACTGTATATGGAATTACATGTCTATCTTTTAAAGTATATTCACCTTTTCCAAATAACTCACTTTTTACAATTCTATAATCATCTAAAGATGTATATGTAAATTGAGGACCACCATGAACATCTCCTAAAACCCAAATATTAGTTTGAGTTGTATGTAATCTTTCATCTACTACAATTGCACCTCTTTCATCTACCTTAACACCAGCATTTTCAAGTTTCAAATGCTCTGTATTAGGCTTTCTTCCTACTGCAACAAGTATAGCATCTGCACTTAAACTATCTTTTTTACCATCTTTTTCAAATATAACTGTATTTCCATCTATTTCAGTTACTTTTACTCCTAACCTAATATCAATTCCTTTGTTTTGCATAACTTTTTTTACTTCTTCAGCTATTTCTTTATCCTCTCTAGGCATAAAAACTGGACTTCCTTCTAATACCGTAACTTCAGACCCAAAATTTTTATACATACCAGCATATTCAAGTCCTATATATCCACCACCTATTATTACTAACGATCTAGGCAGTTCTTTTAATTCCATTATACCTTCACTATCATAAATGTAACTACTTTCTTTTAAACCTTTAATAGGTGGATAAAATGTCTGTGCTCCTGTATTTATAAAAATCTTATCACCTACAATGTTAAACGTTCTATCTTTGCTTTTAACTTCTACAGTATGAGCATCTACAAAGCTTCCTTCTCCTGTAAATATTTCTATATTTTCTTTACTATCTAAATTATCAAAATTTTTCTTTCTAAAGGTAGAAATTAAAGATATTTTATTTTCTATTATCCTTCTGTACTCATCTTTATATTGTACAAATGATGTATAATTTTTATATTTATTTTTAGCCGCTTCTAAAATTAAATATTTAGTAGGAATACACCCAACATTTATACAAGTTCCTCCATACATTTTCTCTGACTTTTCTACTACGGCAACTTTTAATCCTCGAGATGCCATATCAGAAGCTAAAGTCTTTCCACCTTTTCCAAAACCTATAATTATTGCATCGTATCTTTTCATATAATATTCCCCCTTATTTTTATATAAACTATACTTTTAAAATATAGTTTTATTTTAACATAGTTACTTTATTTTTTCAAGTTACTTTCGAAAATTTTAATCCTATTAAATTCAAATAGGAGTGGATACTCGAATAGCAACCACCCCTATCTCTTTTGGGGAAAGAATTTATAATACTAAACTATTTTAGTATTTGCTTTTTTGACGATAATAAATAGAAAAAAGTTTAATTTTATTTAATTTTTTCTAAAAGTTATGTAGCAACCTCCACTTCTCTTCTAGCTTTTTTTATAGAGTCTGAATTTGTATACGCACATTTAAAAATATTAGAACGTATTGCAACAATACTTTCTCTTAAAATAACAATAGAATCTTTTTCATTAGTAATATTATGTCTTTTAATGTAACTGTCAAATTCTTTTAGAACTTTAGAAGTTTTTTCTCTTAGTAGTTCTGTTTCGTAAGGTACGTCAAAATTAAAATTCATCTTATCACATCCTTTTAATTTCTTATATATTTTAATATATTATTAATTTAGTCTAGTAAAATTATTTATATTATCAGTATTGTATAACAATTCATTATATATTTAACTACAAATAGATTCAACTCTTTTTAGTAAAATTATCCTTATTCAACAACTATTTTTGAACAATAAAAAAAGCTACCTATTTGAATAGATAGCTTAATTATCTTGTTAATGGCGGTGAAGGAGAGATTTGAACTCTCGGTACCGTTTATAGGTACTCTCCCTTAGCAGGGGAGTGCATTAGGCCACTCTGCCACTTCACCGTCTGGCGGAAGATCAGAGATTCGAACTCTGAAGCCTTGCGGCGCCGGTTTTCAAGACCGGTTCCTTACCAATTAGGATAACCTTCCAAGCACATAATATAATATCACAAACAAAGAGGTTTGTCAAACATAAATTTTATTTTTTAATATAAAAAATAAGACCTCTTTAGGAGGCCTTATTCTATATATGTTTATATATTAATTATTTTCTTTACTCATCTCTTTTGATTTTTTTATAGTTTCAGTTGCTGCCTTTATAACAGCTCCTCTAAATCCATTTTCTTCTAGATATTTAACTCCAACTATAGTTGTTCCACCAGGTGAACATACATTATCTTTTAATTCTCCAGGATGTTTTCCACTTTCTAAGAATAATTTTCCACACCCAACAAGAGTTTGTCCTACTAATTTATAGGCATCTGATCTAGGTAATCCTTCATATACAGCTGCATCTGCTAAAGCTTCTATAAACATAAATACAAAGGCTGGTGAAGAACCTGAAGCTCCAATTACAGCATCAAATAATTCTTCTTTTGTTTCAACAGCTACACCAATTTTTTCAAATAATTCTTTAAAGAATAATTTTTCATCCTTATCAACATTTTCATTAAAAGCATAAGCAATACATCCTTCTTGAACCATTAGAGGAAGATTTGGCATTGTTCTTACTATTTTACTATTCATATTATCTATCTGGTCAAGAATACTTTCCATTGATATTCCAGGAGCCATTGCAACAATTATCTTAGTACTATTTACTGCATCTTTAATAGAATCAATTACATCAAAGTATACATTTGGCTTAACAGCTAAAAATATAATGTCACAATTTTTTACTACCTCTACTTCATCATTTAATGTGTTAACATTATAAAGCTCTTTTATATAGTCTTTTTTCATCTTGTCATATACATAAATATGATCTGTTTCAACCATCTGAGAATTAATTATTCCTTTTAAAAAAGCTTCTCCCATGTTTCCGCAACCGATAAATCCTATTTTTTTCATTTTCTATGTCTCCTTATCTATTTTTATTTATCTAAATATATATTAAATCTGTCTGTGATCTCTTTCAACTTGTCAAATTTCTCATTTACATTTTCTTTATCTTGTAATCCAAGTTTTACTAAAAGTGCATTTACAATAATAGTCCCTGGAACAAAAGTATATGCTTTTTCTCCATTTTTAGTTGTTAAAACCAAATCAGATATATTTCCTAAAGTTGAATCCTTTTTATCTGTAACTGTGATTACTTTATTTCCATGATCTTTAAAAAATTCAGTCACTTGATAAGTAAAATTAGTGTAAGGATGAAATGAAATTGTAAAAAGTAAATCATTTGATTGAGTGTATAAAAGTTTGTCAGTAAAATCAGAAGCCCCTGAAATCATAAGTTCTACACCTTCTCTAAATTCCTTTAACATAAAGTATAGATAATAAGCTAATGCATAAGATCCTCTTGCTCCTAATATATAAAGCTTTCTACTGCTTTGAATCCATTCTACTGCTTGATCCAAACTTTTTTCAATCTCTAATGCGTCCATCTCTTGAAGCAATTCGATATTTGTTTCGATCATATTTTGAACTACATTACTGTTTTTTTCTGTTTCATTAATGCTATTTTTTAGATCTTTCATATATGAAGTTTGTTGTTCAACTTCTTTTTGAAATATTTTTTGGAAATCAGGATATCCTTTAAATCCAAGGTTTTTAGAAAATCTTGTAATTGTTGCTGGGCTTGTCTTGGTTTCCTTTGCTAATTCATTGATAGATATAAAAGATACTATACTCTGATTATATTTTATATAATCAGCTATTTTTTTAAAGCTCTTACTAAAACTATTATAATTATTATCCAAATATCCCAATATCTTTTTTTTCATAATTACCTCGCCTTTACTCTGACAAATCTTTGTGCATTTTGCACAATACAATTTATTTTTATTATAGACTATTACACCTAATTTAGCAACTACTATTTAATATTGCTAGTATCGATATTTGGATTTTATATCATATTTACATGTTAATATTTTGTTATTTTTTCTTATCCAGCTACTCTTGATTCTAATGGAATTTTGTCTACTTCCATACTGTTAAAAATAGCTTCTAAATATCTAAATGTTTTATCTAGGTTATTACTTTTTATAGTTATCTGTTTTCCATTATATGAAAATTTAATATAAAATATTTCATGATGACCAGTTACTTCAAATACTAATTTTATGTTTTTAAAATAAGTTTCCCATTTTTTATTTCTTATTAATACCCTCATATTTCCTTCCTCCCTTTTACCTATAACAATAGATAACTATATTTATAGATATATAATAATTCTAATTTTTATTTTTGTCAAGTTATTTAACCAATTTAATTTTCTATTGATAAATTCAAAAAAATGTATTATAATTATTTATATATATAAATAGGAGGTAGAGCTATGGATTTCAGAAGTTTTTTAAGATCTAAAAGAGAAGCATTGGGAATAAGTCAAAATAAATTTGCCAAATTAGTTGGTATTACTCAATCTTATTACAACGGTGTAGAAAGAGGGGAAATTAAAAATCCTCCAAGTGAAGAAATTATTGAAAAATTTGTAACAACTCTTCTTCTGACTCCTGAAGAAGGGGATAAGCTTAAATACTTAGCTGCTATTGAAAGAACACCAAGTATAATACTTGAAGAACTACAAAAGCTCAACGAAGAAAGAACCCAGGCCCATCAAAAAGCTGTAAAAGAACAATCAGATAAAGATGCTCTTATTCCATTATTTTCCAGAATTAGTGCTGGAGTTGGTGCAGTTACTGATGAAGACCCTATAGACTACATATCTCTTCCAGGAATTAGAAATACAGAAAGTATATTTGCTATTAATGTAAAAGGTGACTCTATGGAGCCTACAATAAAAGATCAATCTATCATTTTATGTAGACAAAATGGAGATATCCGTGATGGCGATGTAGCAGCATTTTTAGTTAATGGTGAATCTTATGTTAAAAGAATAAAAATAAACAAAAATTTCTTTGCTCTTTTAAGTGATAATCCAAACTATCAGCCAATATATGTTTATCCCGATGATGAATTTAAAGTAATTGGAAAAGTTTTTAAAGTAATAAATGATATAAAATGAAAAAGTTGGCATATGCCAACTTTTTTAATTAAAGTTATATTTATTCATAATAGGTTTTCTATTTAATCTGATGTCATTAAAATATTCATAATAACATATACCCATAAATCCAGCTGTAACATTATAAACTTCTTTAAATCCTAAGTTTTGAAGAAGTAAACATACATTATAACTTCTTTGTCCACTCTTACATTGTACATATATTTTTCTATCAGTAGGTAATTCTGCTATTCTATCTCTTATTTCACTTAAAGGAATATTTACAGCACCATTTATATGACCAGCTGCATATTCATTTTTTTCTCTTACATCTACAATATATTCTCCATTTTCTACTAACTCTCTAACTTTTGAAAAATGTAGTTGCTTATAACTACCTGACAAAAGATTTGTTGCTATATATCCACTAAAATTAACAACATCTTTTGCTGTTCCAAAAGGCGGAGCATAGCAAAGTTCTAGATCTTTTAAATCATCTACTGTTCCACCAAATTTAATAACTGTAGCTATTACATCTATACGTTTTGATACATTTCCTTTACCTATAGCTTGAGCTCCTAAAACTCTTCCTGTAGGCACTTCATATATAAGTTTAAAATGCATAGATTTAGAAGTTGGCATCAATTTTACTCCATCTGACGGAATAGCTTCTACTGTTTCATAATCTATACTTAGATTTTTTTCTTTTATTATATTTTCTGTAAGTCCAGTAGCTGCACCATTATAACTAAATACTTTAATAACAGAAGAACCTATATATCCTCTATTATCTATTCTCATTCCATTTATATGATCTGCTACTCCTCTAGCTTGTTTTTGTGCTGGACCTGCAAGAGCTAATTTAAAATAATCATTATAAAGAGCATTATAAACTTCTATTGCATCTCCTACAGCATAAATATCTCTATCTGAAGTTAAGTAGTTTTGATCAACTTTTATAGCACCTGTTTTTCCTAATTCTATTCCAGCTTTTCTTGCAAGATCAACTTCTGGAGCTACTCCAATAGCTAAAACTACTGCTTGTGCTTCAATTTTCTTTCCAGATTCTAATACAACACAATCTTTTTGAAACTCAATAACTTTATCTTCAACTATTAAATTTACACCTTTATCATAAATTTCTTTATGCAATATTTGTACCATATCATAATCAAAGACTTTTAATATTTGATTTGCAGCTTCTATTAAAGTAACGTTATACCCTGCTTCTTTTAGATTTTCAGCTGTTTCAACTCCAATAAATCCTCCAC from Fusobacterium hominis includes the following:
- a CDS encoding MurR/RpiR family transcriptional regulator, whose product is MKKKILGYLDNNYNSFSKSFKKIADYIKYNQSIVSFISINELAKETKTSPATITRFSKNLGFKGYPDFQKIFQKEVEQQTSYMKDLKNSINETEKNSNVVQNMIETNIELLQEMDALEIEKSLDQAVEWIQSSRKLYILGARGSYALAYYLYFMLKEFREGVELMISGASDFTDKLLYTQSNDLLFTISFHPYTNFTYQVTEFFKDHGNKVITVTDKKDSTLGNISDLVLTTKNGEKAYTFVPGTIIVNALLVKLGLQDKENVNEKFDKLKEITDRFNIYLDK
- the proC gene encoding pyrroline-5-carboxylate reductase, with protein sequence MKKIGFIGCGNMGEAFLKGIINSQMVETDHIYVYDKMKKDYIKELYNVNTLNDEVEVVKNCDIIFLAVKPNVYFDVIDSIKDAVNSTKIIVAMAPGISMESILDQIDNMNSKIVRTMPNLPLMVQEGCIAYAFNENVDKDEKLFFKELFEKIGVAVETKEELFDAVIGASGSSPAFVFMFIEALADAAVYEGLPRSDAYKLVGQTLVGCGKLFLESGKHPGELKDNVCSPGGTTIVGVKYLEENGFRGAVIKAATETIKKSKEMSKENN
- a CDS encoding LexA family transcriptional regulator, whose amino-acid sequence is MDFRSFLRSKREALGISQNKFAKLVGITQSYYNGVERGEIKNPPSEEIIEKFVTTLLLTPEEGDKLKYLAAIERTPSIILEELQKLNEERTQAHQKAVKEQSDKDALIPLFSRISAGVGAVTDEDPIDYISLPGIRNTESIFAINVKGDSMEPTIKDQSIILCRQNGDIRDGDVAAFLVNGESYVKRIKINKNFFALLSDNPNYQPIYVYPDDEFKVIGKVFKVINDIK
- a CDS encoding FAD-dependent oxidoreductase; this encodes MKRYDAIIIGFGKGGKTLASDMASRGLKVAVVEKSEKMYGGTCINVGCIPTKYLILEAAKNKYKNYTSFVQYKDEYRRIIENKISLISTFRKKNFDNLDSKENIEIFTGEGSFVDAHTVEVKSKDRTFNIVGDKIFINTGAQTFYPPIKGLKESSYIYDSEGIMELKELPRSLVIIGGGYIGLEYAGMYKNFGSEVTVLEGSPVFMPREDKEIAEEVKKVMQNKGIDIRLGVKVTEIDGNTVIFEKDGKKDSLSADAILVAVGRKPNTEHLKLENAGVKVDERGAIVVDERLHTTQTNIWVLGDVHGGPQFTYTSLDDYRIVKSELFGKGEYTLKDRHVIPYTVFLEPQFSRVGLTEEEAIKNGYEIKTSKMTPASPRMKISDETEGLLKVVVDAKTDKILGASLFIAQSGEVINTIALAMRTNQNYQVLRDGIYTHPTVTEILNDLFGGLELL
- a CDS encoding FAD-dependent oxidoreductase, whose product is MSTKYIWYKNRYKGVGFMRKIAIIGGVAGGASAAARLRRHSEEDKIIMFEKGPHVSFSNCCLPYHLSGVVDSAEKLVLMSPEKFAAQYNIDARVNNEVIDIDRKNKELTIKNTLNGETYKESYDKLILSMGAKPIVPKFKGIENVNLFTIRNVVDIDKLNKFIKNSEKKNVVVIGGGFIGVETAENLKEAGYNVTLIEAANQILKVFDYDMVQILHKEIYDKGVNLIVEDKVIEFQKDCVVLESGKKIEAQAVVLAIGVAPEVDLARKAGIELGKTGAIKVDQNYLTSDRDIYAVGDAIEVYNALYNDYFKLALAGPAQKQARGVADHINGMRIDNRGYIGSSVIKVFSYNGAATGLTENIIKEKNLSIDYETVEAIPSDGVKLMPTSKSMHFKLIYEVPTGRVLGAQAIGKGNVSKRIDVIATVIKFGGTVDDLKDLELCYAPPFGTAKDVVNFSGYIATNLLSGSYKQLHFSKVRELVENGEYIVDVREKNEYAAGHINGAVNIPLSEIRDRIAELPTDRKIYVQCKSGQRSYNVCLLLQNLGFKEVYNVTAGFMGICYYEYFNDIRLNRKPIMNKYNFN